One window of Saccharopolyspora phatthalungensis genomic DNA carries:
- a CDS encoding heavy metal translocating P-type ATPase has protein sequence MSGQADRGARDGHRTAVLDVSGMLWASEQSIVGSVLARRPGVVVVETNPVAQTATVTFDPGRTSLAELRRWVRECGYHCAGQSVPSHICDPLLEPGARVAAPPAEVVEAPPEAVSMAGMVADMRNRFLVALVFSIPIVVWSPIGVEVLGLDVPVPFGLRQDVWALLLSLPVIFYSCSIFFAGAMRALRARTLDMMVLVAVAVGAGWLYSLVVTATGGGEVFYEAATVLAAFVLLGHWFEMRARGGANDAIRTLLDLAPPKALVVRNTEPVEIPTAEVVVGDLLLVRPGAKIAVDGVVVDGDSEVDESMVTGESLPVHKHPGSVVVGATINTHGTLRVRATKVGSDTALAQIVQLVQAAQNSKAPGQRLADRAAFWLVLVALVGGGLTLAAWLVAESPFSAAILFAITVVVITCPDALGLATPTAIMVGTGLGAARGVLFKNAMALETSARVQVVVMDKTGTLTKGEPEVTDVHTDGISEDALIGLVAAVERESEHPLASAIVGHARSQDLDTLRAERFEAVPGHGAIAEVAGRKVVVGNRKLLEREGIDFGTLSQRRDELATTGRTVVLAAVDGRAAGVIGIADAPRETSADAVAALHGLGVEVAMLTGDNQATAERIAQRLGIDTVIAEVLPGDKAAKIAELQSTGRTVAMVGDGVNDAPALAQADVGIAIGAGTDVAIETADVVLMRSDPVGVPTALRIGRGTLRKMRQNLGWAIGYNAIALPIAAGVFEPAFGLMLRPEIAALTMSGSSVIVAVNALALKRLHLPAGPAQSPPPHGR, from the coding sequence GTGAGTGGCCAGGCCGATCGGGGTGCTCGCGACGGGCACCGCACCGCTGTGCTCGATGTCAGCGGGATGTTGTGGGCGTCGGAGCAGAGCATTGTGGGCTCGGTGCTGGCCCGACGACCAGGGGTGGTCGTGGTCGAGACGAATCCGGTGGCCCAGACGGCGACGGTGACCTTCGACCCTGGGCGGACTTCGCTGGCCGAGTTGCGTCGCTGGGTGCGGGAGTGCGGCTACCACTGCGCCGGTCAGTCTGTGCCGTCCCACATCTGCGACCCGTTGCTGGAACCGGGTGCGCGGGTAGCGGCTCCGCCTGCTGAGGTCGTGGAGGCGCCGCCGGAGGCCGTGTCGATGGCGGGGATGGTCGCCGACATGCGCAACCGGTTCCTGGTGGCGTTGGTGTTCTCGATCCCGATCGTGGTGTGGTCGCCGATCGGGGTCGAGGTCCTGGGCTTGGACGTGCCGGTGCCGTTTGGGTTGCGGCAGGATGTGTGGGCGTTGCTGCTGAGCCTGCCGGTGATCTTCTACTCCTGTTCGATCTTCTTTGCCGGTGCGATGCGGGCGCTTCGGGCGCGCACGCTGGACATGATGGTGCTGGTCGCCGTCGCGGTCGGCGCCGGGTGGCTGTACTCGCTGGTGGTCACGGCCACCGGCGGTGGGGAGGTGTTCTACGAGGCCGCGACCGTGCTGGCGGCGTTCGTGCTGCTCGGGCACTGGTTCGAGATGCGAGCACGCGGAGGAGCAAACGACGCGATCCGCACCCTGCTCGACCTCGCACCGCCCAAGGCGCTCGTCGTCCGCAACACCGAGCCGGTGGAAATCCCGACGGCCGAGGTGGTCGTGGGCGATCTGCTCCTGGTGCGGCCGGGAGCCAAGATCGCCGTCGACGGCGTGGTCGTCGACGGCGACAGCGAGGTCGACGAATCGATGGTCACCGGCGAGAGCCTCCCGGTGCACAAGCATCCCGGTTCAGTAGTCGTCGGGGCCACGATCAACACCCACGGGACCCTGCGGGTGCGGGCGACCAAGGTCGGTTCGGATACCGCTCTGGCTCAGATCGTGCAGCTCGTGCAGGCGGCTCAGAACTCCAAGGCGCCGGGCCAGCGGCTGGCCGACCGCGCCGCGTTCTGGCTGGTGCTGGTCGCACTGGTCGGCGGTGGGCTGACGCTGGCGGCGTGGCTGGTTGCCGAAAGCCCGTTCAGCGCGGCGATCCTGTTCGCCATCACGGTCGTGGTCATCACCTGCCCGGACGCCCTGGGGTTGGCGACACCGACGGCGATCATGGTCGGCACCGGTCTGGGCGCCGCGCGCGGGGTGCTGTTCAAGAACGCGATGGCGCTGGAGACATCGGCTCGTGTCCAGGTCGTGGTCATGGACAAGACGGGCACCCTGACCAAGGGTGAGCCGGAGGTGACCGACGTCCACACCGACGGCATCTCCGAGGATGCGTTGATCGGGTTGGTGGCCGCGGTTGAACGGGAGTCCGAGCATCCGCTGGCGTCGGCGATCGTCGGCCACGCGCGCAGCCAGGACCTCGACACATTGCGCGCCGAACGGTTCGAGGCGGTCCCCGGACATGGCGCCATCGCCGAAGTGGCGGGTCGAAAGGTCGTGGTGGGCAACCGGAAGCTGCTGGAGCGAGAAGGCATTGACTTCGGGACGCTGAGCCAGCGCCGGGACGAGTTGGCCACCACCGGCCGCACCGTGGTGCTTGCTGCGGTCGACGGGCGCGCGGCCGGGGTCATCGGTATTGCCGACGCTCCGCGCGAGACCTCGGCCGACGCGGTGGCAGCCCTGCACGGCCTCGGCGTCGAGGTCGCGATGCTCACCGGCGACAACCAAGCCACTGCCGAGCGGATCGCGCAGCGGCTGGGCATCGACACCGTCATCGCCGAAGTCCTGCCCGGCGACAAGGCGGCCAAGATCGCCGAACTGCAAAGCACCGGCCGCACGGTCGCCATGGTCGGCGACGGCGTCAACGACGCACCCGCCCTCGCCCAAGCCGACGTGGGGATCGCGATCGGAGCCGGCACGGACGTGGCCATCGAGACCGCCGACGTCGTGCTCATGCGCTCCGATCCCGTCGGTGTTCCCACCGCGCTGCGCATAGGCCGCGGCACGCTGCGCAAGATGCGGCAGAATCTCGGCTGGGCCATCGGCTACAACGCGATCGCGCTGCCCATCGCCGCCGGCGTGTTCGAACCCGCCTTCGGTCTCATGCTCCGCCCGGAGATCGCAGCGCTGACCATGTCCGGATCCAGCGTGATCGTTGCCGTCAACGCCCTCGCCCTCAAACGACTACACCTCCCCGCCGGGCCCGCCCAATCGCCTCCGCCGCATGGGAGGTGA
- the ppk2 gene encoding polyphosphate kinase 2 has product MLGGESVERAEETSVEVRRRLPRRVYERELFQLQAELVKLQEWVRAEGARLVVVFEGRDAAGKGSTIKRVAEYLNPRVARIVALPAPSERARSQWYFQRYVEQLPAAGEMVLFDRSWYNRAGVEYVMGFCTQREYRLFLRQCPVFERLLVEDGLLLRKYWFSISQVEQERRLRKRVDDPMRRWKLSPIDLESVSRWQEYSRARDEMLAATDTPEAPWYLVESEDKRRGRINMIAHLLSSVPYYEVPRPQVDLPARQQPGDYERPSRENYTYVPDHAASL; this is encoded by the coding sequence ATGCTTGGCGGCGAGAGCGTGGAGCGGGCCGAAGAGACTAGCGTCGAGGTGCGGAGACGGCTGCCGCGTCGAGTTTACGAGCGTGAGCTTTTCCAGTTGCAGGCGGAGTTGGTGAAGCTGCAGGAGTGGGTTCGGGCCGAGGGTGCGCGGCTTGTGGTGGTCTTCGAGGGGCGTGATGCGGCCGGTAAGGGGAGCACGATCAAGCGGGTGGCCGAGTACCTCAATCCCCGGGTAGCGCGGATCGTGGCGCTTCCGGCGCCGTCCGAGCGAGCGCGCTCGCAGTGGTACTTCCAGCGTTACGTCGAGCAGTTGCCTGCGGCGGGGGAGATGGTGCTGTTCGATCGCAGTTGGTACAACCGCGCCGGCGTCGAGTACGTGATGGGGTTCTGCACACAGCGGGAGTACCGGCTGTTTCTCCGGCAGTGCCCGGTGTTCGAGCGCCTGCTCGTCGAGGATGGCCTGTTGCTGCGGAAGTACTGGTTCTCGATCAGCCAGGTCGAGCAGGAACGGCGCCTGCGCAAGCGCGTTGATGATCCGATGCGCCGGTGGAAACTGTCGCCCATCGATCTGGAATCGGTGTCCCGCTGGCAGGAGTATTCGCGGGCCAGGGACGAGATGCTCGCGGCTACCGATACGCCCGAGGCGCCGTGGTACCTGGTGGAGAGCGAGGACAAGCGCCGGGGGCGGATCAACATGATCGCTCACCTGCTGTCCAGCGTCCCCTATTACGAGGTGCCGCGCCCCCAGGTGGACCTGCCCGCGCGGCAGCAGCCCGGCGACTACGAGCGGCCGTCCCGGGAGAACTACACCTACGTGCCTGACCACGCCGCTTCGCTCTGA